From Gemmatimonadota bacterium:
CACCGCATCCAGACCAGCATTCGGGATGGAAATGAAAAATTATCTGCTGCTCCTTCTGGTAAACTTGAGGTAATACCTTTGGGCATTGCGTTTGAGAATGTCCATTTTGCGTATAACCCCGGCGATCCGGTTTTGCAGAATATTTCCTTTTCTCTCGATCCGGGCAAAACCCTCGGCTTGTTGGGGCGCACGGGCAGTGGCAAGACCACGATTACCCGCTTGCTTTTTCGCTTTTACGATATTCAGCGCGGACAGATTTGCATTGGGGATCAAAATATCCGGGATATTTTGCTCGACGATTTGCGGCAGCACGTTGGTCTCGTTACGCAGGATGTACAACTTTTCAATGCCAGTGTGCGCGATAATCTCACCCTTTTTAGGCCCGATGTTTCGGATAAAAAAATCGTCGCTATACTCGATGAACTCGGCCTTGGCGCATGGTATGCGTCCTTGTCCGGGGGGTTGGATACCGAACTCGTCTCGGGCAGTCTCTCAGCTGGCGAAGCCCAGTTGCTCGCCTTTGCCCGCGTTTTCGTCAAAGACCCCGGTCTGGTCATTCTGGACGAGCCTTCATCGCGGCTCGATCCCGCAACTGAGCAGAATATCAATTTTGCGGTGGAACGCCTGTTGCAAAATCGCACGGGCATTATTATCGCGCATCGCCTTGAGACCGTAGAGCGCGTGGATAATATTCTCATTCTCGATGATGGACAGGTGCGGGAATTTGGCCTTCGCACAGATCTCGTCGCAGATTCAAATTCGCAGTTTTCACGCTTGCTCAATACAGGTCTGGAGGAACTTATCGCATGACGATGGGGCAAACGACATGGCGGCTGCTCAAGTTCCGTCCCGGACTTTTTTTGACTACGATATTTTTTCGCGGTATTGACGACATCGCGCCCTTTCTCGCGGGCGTTATTATGAAGGGCTTTTTTGACGCGCTCACCGGTCAGGCCGAGGCGGGGTTCACTGCCTGGTCGCTTGTCGCGCTTTTTGTCGCTGTTGAGATTGGCGACCGCATCGCCCTTCTCGGTTCGGCTTTTGCATGGCCGCGCTGGTGGTATGCTATTGAAACGCTTTTGCGGAAAAATCTTATGACTGCTATTCTCGAAGTTCGAGATCCGGGAAAGATTTCCACCGCCTCTGGCGAGGTGACCAACCGATTTCGGGACGATGTGTTGGGCATTATTCAATACCTCA
This genomic window contains:
- a CDS encoding ABC transporter transmembrane domain-containing protein, with the protein product MTMGQTTWRLLKFRPGLFLTTIFFRGIDDIAPFLAGVIMKGFFDALTGQAEAGFTAWSLVALFVAVEIGDRIALLGSAFAWPRWWYAIETLLRKNLMTAILEVRDPGKISTASGEVTNRFRDDVLGIIQYLNRYIHMWGNLVFAVLAIFYMSRIDPYITFITIIPAIGVVIVVDFARNYIHKYRTAQRVATERSTNFINEMFQSILAVKVATTQAHVIDHFR